Proteins encoded together in one Impatiens glandulifera chromosome 1, dImpGla2.1, whole genome shotgun sequence window:
- the LOC124929078 gene encoding disease resistance protein RPM1-like — protein sequence MATISVEAAVQMIATFLANETQSMTGVRQRVSSLKDDLEYMHSFLQTAESIDEKDSGLKTWVKQVRDVAYETEDVVEEFLLLLTPPSHHFLRTWLFHIQGLRIRYLLSDKIKLINLKMKGIKERRETFFLPSTHVELGGVKPGHDLRLDALFVKDTAAVGIDDSKSQLITLLNVGDKDLLIVTVVGMGGVGKTTLVRKVYESPAKGHFECQAWITVSKSFTSLELLRASLKSFMDKTKEVGNKELDKMDVIQLIDTLRNYLNQKRYIIVFDDIWSVEAWDHVKFAFPCCSCGSRIIFTTRNGDIASSTEITNHMFNLNPLSIQDSWNLFCMKAFRGDEYKGVCPEEMHDISWSLMKKCGGLPLAIVALGGLLATKEKHVLHWQKILESLSPETRIISGLESLERICLLSYNDLPNHLKCCILYTSMFPEDYIIKRSRLTLLWVSEGFVEDRQGVYTREEVAESYLNELVNRSMIQIVLKNNFNRVKTCQLHDVLRDVLQRKSRDESFSIVLKDGKLLQSSEKIHRVAIYENFDDRQTLQGAKISLFTGLRSLLLFDTSESYNVDGKLLKTYLYGCRSLRVVEIKCVSLIHFPEELTKLIHLKHLSLKWNRHIVDIPDSIRKLRCLEILDLRFCYINHLSQGILALKNLRQLCYHTISDIAVKVPSGIENLRKLEKLIGFEVDRKTVNEIGKLTNLKSLGVVKLTEQNWTQLSPTLEKLKRLTALYLSSRVNDIFERLSLTNISSPPLLLQRLFLSAKLQSLPSWIFCLRDLSKLVLMHSRLENDPLRALQGLENLVVLHLDEESYWGEELSCDIGSYPKLKELHVTELWYLKRIVLTEGAMPRLRELKLRDCPCLETVPTGTEHLRDLQCLSVSFMPEIFSQNIKGPHGQDFWKVGHIPIIKIGFIHRLLKIVELPPPSVASSTVVAGTTAK from the coding sequence ATGGCAACCATATCAGTTGAAGCGGCGGTGCAAATGATAGCTACCTTTCTTGCAAATGAAACTCAATCAATGACCGGTGTTCGCCAAAGAGTGAGTAGTTTGAAGGATGATTTGGAATACATGCATTCTTTCCTGCAGACTGCGGAATCAATAGATGAAAAGGACAGCGGACTGAAGACATGGGTGAAACAAGTAAGAGACGTGGCTTATGAGACTGAAGACGTTGTTGAAGAGTTCTTGCTTCTTTTGACACCACCATCTCATCACTTCCTAAGAACATGGCTCTTTCATATACAAGGTCTGAGAATAAGGTACCTCTTATCTGATAAGATAAAACTCATTAACTTGAAGATGAAAGGAAtcaaagaaagaagagaaacaTTTTTTCTTCCGAGTACACATGTTGAATTGGGAGGTGTGAAGCCGGGGCATGACCTTAGACTTGATGCTCTATTTGTTAAGGATACTGCGGCTGTAGGAATTGACGATTCTAAGAGCCAATTGATTACATTGCTTAATGTGGGAGATAAGGATCTACTTATCGTCACTGTGGTTGGGATGGGTGGCGTAGGAAAGACTACTCTTGTGAGGAAAGTCTATGAGAGTCCCGCTAAGGGGCACTTTGAATGTCAAGCTTGGATTACTGTTTCCAAGTCATTTACAAGCTTGGAACTTCTTCGAGCTTCCTTGAAGAGCTTCATGGATAAAACTAAAGAAGTAGGAAATAAAGAGTTAGACAAAATGGATGTGATTCAATTGATCGATACATTGAGGAATTATCTGAACCAAAAGAGGTACATTATTGTGTTCGATGATATTTGGAGCGTTGAGGCGTGGGATCATGTTAAATTTGCATTTCCTTGTTGCTCGTGTGGGAGTAGGATCATCTTCACTACACGTAACGGAGACATAGCCTCATCAACTGAAATCACTAATCACATGTTCAATCTCAATCCTTTGTCGATCCAAGATTCTTGGAACCTTTTCTGCATGAAAGCGTTTCGAGGTGATGAGTACAAAGGTGTTTGTCCCGAAGAGATGCACGATATCTCGTGGAGCCTGATGAAAAAGTGCGGAGGACTGCCTCTCGCAATTGTAGCCCTCGGGGGTTTGTTGGCTACGAAGGAGAAACATGTTCTCCATTGGCAGAAAATTCTGGAAAGTCTATCTCCCGAAACAAGAATCATCTCAGGACTTGAGAGTCTAGAAAGGATATGTTTACTCAGTTACAATGATTTACCCAATCATCTCAAATGTTGCATCTTGTACACAAGCATGTTTCCTGAGGATTATATCATCAAGAGATCGAGACTCACTCTTCTATGGGTGTCTGAAGGATTCGTGGAAGACAGACAGGGAGTATATACCCGTGAAGAGGTCGCTGAGAGCTACCTAAATGAATTGGTTAACAGAAGTATGattcaaattgttttgaaaaacaatttcaacCGGGTCAAGACTTGTCAACTTCACGATGTCTTGCGAGATGTTCTTCAAAGGAAATCCAGAGACGAGTCATTTTCCATTGTGTTGAAAGATGGAAAACTATTACAATCAAGTGAGAAGATTCACCGTGTAGCAATCTATGAGAATTTCGATGATCGCCAAACTCTCCAAGGAGCCAAGATATCACTATTCACAGGCCTTCGATCCTTACTTCTCTTTGATACCTCGGAATCATATAATGTTGATGGTAAATTGTTAAAGACATATTTATATGGTTGTCGATCGTTGAGGGTGGTGGAGATTAAATGTGTTTCCCTTATCCATTTCCCTGAAGAGTTAACTAAATTGATTCACTTGAAACACTTGAGCTTGAAGTGGAATAGGCATATAGTAGATATTCCAGACTCTATTAGAAAGTTGAGGTGTCTAGAGATACTTGATCTCcgattttgttatataaatcaTCTGTCGCAGGGGATCCTAGCTTTGAAGAATCTTCGTCAACTATGTTATCACACTATATCTGATATTGCAGTTAAAGTTCCATCCGGGatagaaaatttgagaaagttAGAGAAATTGATTGGGTTTGAAGTGGATCGGAAGACTGTGAATGAAATTGGAAAGTTGACAAATTTAAAGAGTCTAGGTGTTGTGAAACTAACAGAACAAAACTGGACGCAACTATCTCCCACGTTAGAGAAATTGAAGCGTCTGACTGCTTTATACCTTTCATCACGGGTTAACGATATTTTTGAACGTCTTTCTCTAACTAATATCTCATCTCCTCCACTACTTTTGCAGCGCCTTTTCCTAAGTGCCAAATTACAAAGTTTGCCTAGTTGGATCTTTTGCCTCCGTGATCTTAGCAAATTAGTTCTTATGCATTCTAGGCTCGAGAATGATCCACTAAGAGCACTTCAGGGATTGGAAAACTTGGTAGTGCTTCATCTCGATGAAGAATCTTATTGGGGAGAGGAATTAAGTTGCGATATTGGAAGCTATCCAAAGCTTAAGGAGCTCCACGTTACTGAATTGTGGTATTTGAAGAGGATAGTGTTGACAGAAGGAGCGATGCCTAGGCTAAGAGAGCTAAAACTCCGTGATTGCCCATGTCTAGAAACGGTACCGACAGGGACAGAACATCTCAGAGACTTGCAATGTCTGTCTGTATCATTCATGCCTGAGATATTCTCACAAAATATAAAAGGACCACATGGTCAAGATTTTTGGAAAGTTGGGCATATTCCAATAATTAAAATAG
- the LOC124929088 gene encoding uncharacterized protein LOC124929088 — translation MTPLEALFGKKCMTPLHWYKVGERIVIGQEIVTNTVALIRKIRERLLTTHSRQKSYADKKRRDLKFDKGDHVLLKVSPCKGIIKFGEKVYNVFHVSNLRKYILNLTHIIQHEDVQWTPDLAYKEFLTQIIARQIKKLRNKEINMVKVLWNNHSVEEGSLGS, via the exons ATGACACCCTTAGAAGCTTTGTTTGGAAAGAAATGTATGACACCCTTGCATTGGTATAAAGTAGGGGAGAGAATTGTTATTGGGCAAGAAATAGTGACCAACACAGTGGCACTAATAAGAAAGATCAGAGAAAGGTTGCTAACAACTCATAGTAGACAGAAGAGCTATGCTGACAAGAAGCGTCGTGATCTAAAGTTTGATAAAGGTGACCATGTTTTACTTAAGGTATCTCCTTGTAAAGGGATTATCAAATTTGGGGAAAAAG TTTACAATGTCTTCCATGTATCTAACTTGAGGAAATACATTCTAAATCTGACACATATCATCCAACACGAAGATGTGCAGTGGACACCCGACTTGGCCTATAAAGAATTTCTAACACAGATTATTGCTAGACAAATCAAGAAGTTGAGGAATAAGGAGATCAACATGGTTAAGGTGCTATGGAATAATCATTCAGTCGAAGAGGGCAGCTTGGGAAGTTGA
- the LOC124921008 gene encoding pentatricopeptide repeat-containing protein At1g74900, mitochondrial-like, translated as MIPWRSTTTVVPSAVRSLLLNPKFSSHKLTSIAGESPLLSPPEASSITTLVINTDPRDLPSALSNYPVQWTPELVIKILKLLWNHGPKSLQFFRSLERHPGYRHSSAAFDHAIDIAARIREYKTVWTLVERMRSLRIGPTSKTFAIISERYVSAGKADKAVKVFLSMHHHGCHQDLNSFNTILDVLCKSRRAEKAYNLLRVFRDRFKADTISYNIIANGFCLIKRTPRALEVLKEMVERGLDPTLITYNTMLKGFFRSGQIKEAWKFFLQMKKRKCEIDVVTYTTVIHGLGVAGDVINAQKVFDEMFENGVLPSVATYNALIQVLCKKDNVENALVVLEKMKNKGYVPNLISYNVVIRGLCHAEEMDRAVEYMDRMKEDDNECKPNVQTYNIVIRYYCDLGEIDKGLEVYERMEKERCLPDLDTYNIMISGMFVRKKSEDLVMAGKLMIEMVDRGFMPRRFTFNRVLNGLSLTGNQEFAKQILRLQSKCARVPRHFRL; from the coding sequence ATGATTCCTTGGAGAAGTACCACCACCGTAGTTCCAAGTGCAGTTCGCTCTCTTCTTCTGAATCCCAAGTTTTCTTCTCACAAACTCACCTCCATCGCCGGCGAATCCCCACTTCTATCGCCACCGGAAGCATCTTCCATCACTACCCTAGTTATTAACACCGATCCAAGAGACCTCCCATCAGCTCTTAGCAATTACCCAGTTCAATGGACACCCGAATTAGTCATCAAAATCCTCAAACTCCTCTGGAATCACGGTCCCAAATCCCTCCAATTCTTCAGGTCCCTCGAACGCCACCCTGGTTACAGACACTCATCCGCCGCATTTGACCACGCCATAGACATTGCCGCCCGTATTCGCGAGTACAAGACTGTCTGGACCCTAGTCGAACGGATGCGTTCCCTTCGTATCGGACCAACTTCGAAAACATTCGCCATAATCTCCGAAAGGTATGTATCCGCTGGAAAAGCTGATAAAGCTGTTAAAGTTTTCTTATCTATGCATCATCATGGTTGTCATCAGGATTTGAATTCATTCAATACGATCCTCGACGTGCTTTGCAAATCCAGGAGAGCCGAGAAGGCTTATAATCTGTTAAGAGTTTTCAGAGATAGATTCAAAGCTGATACAATCAGCTATAACATTATTGCGAATgggttttgtttgattaaacGCACGCCAAGGGCATTGGAGGTTCTAAAGGAAATGGTGGAAAGGGGATTAGATCCAACTCTAATTACCTACAATACAATGCTTAAAGGTTTCTTTAGATCTGGTCAGATAAAGGAAGCTTGGAAGTTCTTCTTgcaaatgaagaagagaaaatgtGAGATAGATGTTGTCACATACACAACTGTTATCCATGGACTCGGTGTTGCTGGAGATGTAATCAACGCACAGAAGGTGTTCGATGAAATGTTTGAGAACGGAGTTCTTCCTTCTGTGGCGACATATAATGCATTGATTCAGGTACTATGTAAAAAAGATAATGTAGAGAATGCATTAGTTGTAttagagaagatgaagaacaaaggCTATGTACCCAATTTGATTAGTTATAATGTAGTGATAAGAGGACTCTGTCATGCTGAGGAAATGGATAGAGCTGTAGAATACATGGATAGAATGAAGGAAGATGATAACGAGTGTAAACCTAATGTGCAGACATACAATATTGTGATTCGTTACTACTGCGATTTAGGTGAAATTGACAAGGGTTTGGAGGTTTATGAGAGAATGGAAAAGGAGAGATGTCTTCCGGATTTGGATacttataatataatgataagTGGGATGTTTGTGAGGAAGAAATCTGAGGATTTAGTTATGGCTGGTAAATTGATGATAGAAATGGTTGATAGAGGGTTTATGCCTAGAAGGTTCACTTTCAATCGAGTCTTAAACGGGTTGTCGCTTACTGGTAATCAGGAGTTTGCTAAACAGATTTTGAGATTACAGAGCAAATGTGCCAGAGTTCCTCGCCATTTCAGATTGTGA